From a single Mycolicibacterium mengxianglii genomic region:
- the mbp1 gene encoding microaggregate-binding protein 1 — protein sequence MADNNSGPEEGIKGIVEDVKGKAKETIGTVTGRDDLINEGKAQQDKAEAEREAAKKEAEAEAARGGAKAAEKRQQAFQR from the coding sequence ATGGCTGACAACAACAGCGGACCCGAAGAAGGCATCAAGGGCATCGTCGAGGACGTCAAGGGCAAGGCAAAAGAGACCATCGGCACGGTCACCGGCCGCGACGACCTGATCAACGAGGGCAAGGCCCAGCAGGACAAGGCTGAAGCCGAACGTGAAGCCGCGAAGAAGGAAGCCGAAGCCGAGGCCGCCCGCGGTGGCGCCAAAGCCGCAGAAAAGCGCCAGCAGGCATTCCAGCGCTGA
- a CDS encoding TIGR03085 family metal-binding protein, whose amino-acid sequence MTVAKRERAALVETFRTAGPDAATLCAGWSARDLAAHLVLRERRLDAAPGIMFPPLSGYTAKVQDKIAETTPWPELVDKIAAGPPIYSPFKLLDPLINVTELFVHNEDVRRAELGWEPRQLDSATVAALLRSLPMLSKIALSKVPARLILRTPDGRTLATVGTGPEVVITGEPQELLLYAFGRDAVRVEFTGDEAAVAQVKSAKRGL is encoded by the coding sequence ATGACTGTCGCCAAGCGCGAGCGCGCCGCACTCGTCGAGACCTTCCGCACAGCCGGACCGGATGCCGCGACACTGTGTGCGGGCTGGAGCGCCCGTGATCTCGCCGCCCACCTGGTGCTGCGGGAGCGTCGCCTCGACGCCGCCCCCGGCATCATGTTCCCCCCGCTGTCCGGGTACACCGCCAAGGTGCAGGACAAGATCGCGGAGACCACGCCGTGGCCAGAACTGGTGGACAAGATCGCGGCCGGCCCGCCCATCTACTCGCCGTTCAAGCTGTTGGACCCGCTGATCAACGTCACCGAGCTGTTCGTTCATAACGAGGATGTGCGGCGGGCCGAACTGGGCTGGGAGCCAAGACAACTGGACTCGGCGACGGTGGCCGCGCTGTTACGGTCCTTGCCGATGCTCAGCAAGATCGCGCTGTCGAAGGTGCCGGCCAGGCTGATCTTGCGCACCCCGGACGGCCGCACCCTGGCCACCGTCGGCACCGGCCCCGAAGTGGTCATCACCGGAGAACCTCAGGAGTTGCTGTTGTACGCCTTCGGGCGCGACGCCGTCCGGGTGGAGTTCACCGGCGACGAAGCCGCTGTGGCGCAGGTGAAATCGGCCAAGCGCGGACTCTAA
- a CDS encoding FAD binding domain-containing protein, with protein sequence MDLHSVEAVVVPTSREDVWPLGAHDAVLAGGTWLFSEPQVDIQRLVDITRLGWPPVVVTGSGVELAATCTIDRVSQLSEELPRQHPEWAAAPLLRHCCDALLASFKIWRTATVGGNVCLSLPAGAMISLLSALDGILTVWRPDGSDYQIAITDFVTGSATNVLSPGELLRAASVPAHALRAMTAFRQLAPSALGRSGIVVIGRRDTEQDGGGFTLSITAATVRPYVFRFDTVPGVGDLRSVHAGIPDDAWTRDAHGDPDWRRGVSLTLAEQICGELR encoded by the coding sequence ATGGACCTCCACAGCGTCGAGGCCGTAGTCGTACCGACCTCACGGGAAGACGTCTGGCCGCTCGGCGCTCATGATGCCGTGCTCGCGGGCGGCACCTGGTTGTTTTCCGAGCCGCAGGTGGATATCCAGCGCCTGGTCGACATCACCCGGCTGGGCTGGCCGCCGGTGGTGGTCACCGGCAGTGGGGTGGAATTGGCGGCCACCTGCACCATCGACCGGGTGTCCCAGCTGTCCGAAGAACTGCCCCGGCAGCACCCGGAATGGGCGGCCGCTCCCCTGCTGCGGCACTGCTGTGACGCACTACTGGCGTCATTCAAAATCTGGCGCACCGCCACGGTGGGCGGCAATGTCTGTCTGTCCCTTCCTGCCGGGGCCATGATCTCGTTGCTGTCGGCACTGGACGGAATCCTCACCGTGTGGCGGCCCGACGGGTCGGACTACCAGATTGCGATCACCGACTTCGTCACCGGCAGTGCGACCAATGTCCTGTCCCCCGGCGAGCTGCTGCGGGCCGCCTCGGTGCCTGCCCACGCGCTGCGTGCGATGACGGCCTTCCGCCAGCTGGCCCCTTCGGCACTGGGTCGGTCCGGGATCGTGGTGATCGGCCGTCGTGACACCGAGCAGGACGGCGGCGGGTTCACGTTGTCCATCACCGCCGCCACGGTGCGCCCGTACGTATTCCGATTCGACACCGTTCCCGGCGTCGGCGACCTACGCAGCGTGCATGCGGGCATTCCCGATGACGCGTGGACACGGGACGCGCACGGAGATCCCGACTGGCGACGCGGTGTGTCGTTGACGCTGGCGGAGCAGATCTGCGGAGAACTGAGGTGA
- the amaB gene encoding L-piperidine-6-carboxylate dehydrogenase, with product MTSVELNKTTLPSVDDLQARAREALAAIFERPVDTELGEPGGPGVHASTPITGEALFTLVETTAQEARAAITAAAEAFTVWRTTPAPVRGALVARLGELLIEHKEDLACLVTIEAGKITSEALGEVQEMIDVCQFAVGLSRQLYGRTIASERPGHRLMETWHPLGVVGVITAFNFPVAVWAWNSAIALVCGDTVVWKPSELTPLTAMACQALLERAARDVDAPPALSHLLLGGRDIGEQLVDDPRVALVSATGSVRMGQQVGPRVAQRFGKVLLELGGNNAAIVTPSADLDLAVRGIVFAAAGTAGQRCTTLRRVIAHTSVADTLIERIAGAYRSLPVGDPSTDGTLVGPLIHETAYRDMVGALEQARADGGEITGGERVDVGGDAGAGAFYVNPAVVRMPSQTPIVHDETFAPILYVVTYETLEEAIALNNAVPQGLSSAIFTTDIREAERFMAADGSDCGIANVNIGTSGAEIGGAFGGEKQTGGGRESGSDSWKAYMRRATNTVNYSSELPLAQGVKFG from the coding sequence ATGACCTCTGTGGAACTCAACAAGACGACGCTGCCTTCGGTCGACGACCTGCAGGCCCGAGCGCGGGAGGCGCTCGCCGCGATCTTCGAGCGGCCGGTTGACACCGAACTCGGGGAACCCGGCGGCCCCGGGGTGCACGCGAGCACCCCGATCACCGGCGAGGCGCTGTTCACCCTCGTCGAGACCACGGCGCAGGAGGCCCGGGCGGCGATCACGGCCGCGGCCGAGGCGTTCACGGTGTGGCGCACCACCCCGGCTCCGGTGCGCGGTGCACTGGTGGCCCGCCTCGGCGAACTGCTGATCGAGCACAAGGAAGATCTCGCCTGCCTGGTCACCATCGAGGCGGGCAAGATCACCTCCGAGGCTCTCGGTGAAGTGCAGGAGATGATCGACGTCTGCCAGTTCGCGGTCGGGCTCTCGCGCCAGCTCTACGGCCGCACCATCGCTTCCGAACGCCCGGGCCACCGCTTGATGGAGACCTGGCATCCGCTGGGGGTGGTGGGTGTGATCACCGCATTCAACTTCCCAGTTGCGGTGTGGGCGTGGAACTCTGCGATCGCACTGGTTTGCGGTGACACCGTGGTGTGGAAGCCCTCGGAACTGACCCCGCTGACCGCGATGGCCTGCCAGGCACTGCTGGAGCGGGCGGCTCGCGATGTGGACGCACCGCCGGCACTGAGCCACCTGCTCCTCGGTGGCCGGGACATCGGCGAGCAACTCGTCGACGATCCCCGAGTCGCGTTGGTGAGCGCCACCGGGTCGGTACGGATGGGTCAGCAGGTCGGCCCGCGGGTGGCGCAACGGTTCGGCAAGGTGCTGCTGGAACTCGGCGGCAACAACGCCGCGATCGTCACCCCCTCGGCGGATCTGGATCTCGCGGTACGGGGCATCGTCTTCGCGGCGGCAGGCACCGCCGGGCAGCGGTGCACCACACTGCGCCGGGTGATCGCCCACACCTCGGTCGCCGACACCCTGATCGAGCGGATCGCAGGCGCCTACCGCAGTCTGCCGGTCGGCGACCCGTCCACCGACGGCACCCTGGTCGGACCGTTGATCCACGAGACCGCCTACCGCGATATGGTCGGCGCCCTCGAGCAGGCCCGCGCCGACGGCGGTGAAATCACCGGTGGTGAGCGCGTCGACGTGGGAGGTGACGCAGGTGCCGGCGCGTTCTACGTCAACCCGGCGGTGGTCCGGATGCCGTCGCAGACGCCCATCGTGCATGACGAGACCTTTGCGCCCATTCTCTACGTCGTGACCTACGAGACGCTGGAGGAGGCGATCGCGTTGAACAATGCGGTGCCGCAGGGTCTCTCGTCGGCGATCTTCACCACGGACATCCGGGAGGCGGAGCGGTTCATGGCCGCCGACGGCTCGGACTGCGGTATCGCCAATGTCAACATCGGCACCTCCGGGGCCGAGATCGGCGGGGCTTTCGGCGGGGAGAAGCAGACCGGTGGCGGTCGGGAGTCCGGCTCGGACTCCTGGAAGGCGTACATGCGGCGGGCCACCAATACCGTCAACTACTCCTCGGAACTGCCACTGGCCCAGGGCGTCAAGTTCGGCTGA
- a CDS encoding molybdopterin-dependent oxidoreductase, with translation MTVRINGTPAAGSPRPGQCLRTFLRDNGHFEVKKGCDAGDCGACSVLVDGQPVHSCVFPAFRADDHDVTTVAGLGTPEDLHPMQRKFLEAAGFQCGFCTAGMVTTSAALTEEQLADLARSLKGNLCRCTGYRPITDALRGASNTEKPAQGADVGRSLGAPAGIRVVTGTEQYTMDFTVPGLLHLAVLPSKVAHARIRRIDTSAAEAIEGVRLVLTHRDSPPVAFSTARHENRLDDPDDTYVLDDTVRFVGQRVAAVVADDLATAERACRAIVVDYEELPAVFDPDLARRPEAPQLHPGKGPESRIADPSRNVVAELHGEVGDLDAGVAAAHSGGGAVVTGRWHTQRVQHSHLETHGCTGWLEEPAHDGPERRTRGRLVIRSSTQVPFLVRDELCHLFGLDRDEVQVFTKRVGGGFGAKQEMLTEDLVALAVLKLGAPVRYEFTRSDQFTVAPCRHPFRIDVTVAADGRGVLTALGVEVLVDAGAYGNHTPGVMFHGCGESLSLYRCPNKRVDAQAVYTNNLPSGAFRGYGLSQMIFAIESAIDELARELGLDPFEMRRRNVVVPGDDFVDSHVAHDDLTFGSYGLDQCLDLVEAELHSGAGAQAPAGWQVGTGMAAAMIATVPPRGHFADATVTTSGDDTYTLSVGTTEFGNGTSTVHTQLAANELRTTVDRILLRQSDTDAAGHDTGAFGSAGTVVAGLAVQRACAELRTRLIEAAAVIAGVSANACELGPHGVQCRERFIDFAELTAAGPVVGAGRHDGTPRSVAFNVQGFRVAVDADTGVVRILQSVQAADAGVVINPQQCRGQVEGGVAQAIGGALYEQMVVGASGEVTTATLRNYHIPQLADLPVTEVFFADTYDEMGPMGAKSMSESPYNPVAPALANAIRDATGVRLHQLPMTPARVWRALRTAPAAAG, from the coding sequence GTGACGGTGCGGATCAACGGCACCCCGGCAGCCGGCAGCCCCCGGCCGGGGCAGTGCCTGCGGACGTTCTTGCGCGACAACGGGCACTTCGAGGTCAAGAAGGGCTGCGACGCCGGCGACTGCGGTGCATGCTCGGTGCTGGTCGACGGCCAGCCGGTGCACTCCTGCGTGTTCCCGGCGTTTCGCGCTGACGATCACGATGTCACCACGGTGGCTGGTCTGGGCACACCCGAGGATCTGCATCCGATGCAGCGAAAGTTCTTGGAGGCGGCAGGTTTCCAGTGCGGTTTCTGCACGGCAGGCATGGTGACCACCAGCGCCGCGCTGACGGAGGAACAGCTGGCCGATCTGGCCCGCAGTTTGAAGGGCAACCTGTGCCGGTGTACCGGTTACCGGCCGATCACCGATGCACTGCGCGGAGCGTCCAACACCGAGAAGCCGGCGCAGGGTGCCGATGTCGGCCGGTCGCTCGGCGCCCCCGCGGGAATCCGGGTCGTCACGGGAACCGAGCAGTACACGATGGACTTCACCGTGCCCGGGTTGCTGCACCTGGCGGTACTGCCCAGCAAGGTGGCGCATGCGCGGATCCGCCGCATCGACACCTCTGCCGCCGAGGCGATCGAGGGCGTGCGCCTGGTCTTGACCCATCGCGACAGCCCGCCGGTGGCGTTCTCCACGGCACGCCACGAGAACCGACTCGACGACCCCGATGACACCTACGTCCTCGATGACACCGTCCGGTTCGTCGGGCAGCGGGTAGCGGCCGTCGTTGCCGATGATCTGGCGACCGCGGAGCGGGCCTGCCGCGCCATCGTCGTCGACTACGAGGAACTCCCCGCGGTCTTCGACCCGGATCTGGCCCGCCGGCCGGAGGCCCCGCAACTGCACCCCGGCAAGGGACCGGAAAGCCGCATTGCCGATCCGTCGCGCAATGTCGTTGCCGAGTTACACGGCGAGGTCGGCGATCTCGACGCGGGGGTGGCCGCAGCGCACTCCGGCGGGGGCGCGGTGGTGACGGGCCGGTGGCACACCCAGCGGGTGCAGCACAGCCATCTGGAAACCCACGGCTGCACCGGCTGGCTGGAAGAGCCCGCGCACGACGGCCCGGAGCGGCGCACCAGGGGCCGGTTGGTCATCCGCAGCAGTACGCAGGTGCCGTTCCTGGTGCGCGACGAGCTGTGCCATCTGTTCGGCCTCGACCGCGACGAGGTGCAGGTGTTCACCAAGCGGGTGGGCGGCGGTTTCGGCGCCAAGCAGGAGATGCTCACCGAAGACCTGGTGGCACTGGCTGTGCTGAAGCTCGGGGCGCCGGTCCGCTACGAGTTCACCCGTAGCGACCAGTTCACCGTCGCGCCGTGTCGGCACCCGTTCCGCATCGACGTCACCGTCGCCGCCGACGGTCGCGGTGTGCTGACCGCGCTCGGGGTCGAGGTGCTGGTCGATGCGGGGGCGTACGGCAACCACACCCCGGGGGTGATGTTCCACGGCTGCGGAGAATCCCTGTCGTTGTACCGCTGCCCGAACAAACGGGTCGATGCCCAGGCCGTCTACACCAACAACCTTCCTTCGGGAGCGTTCCGCGGATACGGCTTGTCGCAGATGATCTTCGCCATCGAATCGGCCATCGACGAGCTGGCTCGGGAACTGGGTCTCGATCCGTTCGAGATGCGGCGGCGCAACGTGGTGGTCCCGGGTGACGACTTCGTCGATTCTCATGTCGCCCACGATGATCTGACCTTCGGTAGTTACGGTCTGGACCAGTGCCTGGATCTGGTAGAGGCCGAGCTGCACTCGGGTGCCGGCGCGCAGGCACCCGCCGGATGGCAGGTGGGCACCGGCATGGCCGCGGCGATGATCGCGACCGTTCCCCCGCGCGGACATTTCGCCGACGCCACGGTGACCACCTCGGGCGACGACACCTACACCCTGTCGGTCGGTACCACCGAGTTCGGCAACGGCACCTCTACGGTGCACACCCAACTGGCCGCCAACGAGCTGCGCACCACCGTCGACCGGATCCTGTTGCGCCAGTCCGATACCGACGCGGCAGGCCATGACACCGGCGCGTTCGGTTCCGCCGGAACCGTGGTGGCCGGTCTGGCGGTGCAACGGGCCTGTGCGGAGCTGCGGACCCGCCTCATCGAGGCGGCGGCGGTCATCGCCGGCGTGTCTGCCAACGCCTGTGAACTGGGCCCGCACGGTGTGCAGTGCCGGGAGCGGTTCATCGACTTCGCCGAACTCACTGCTGCCGGTCCGGTCGTGGGCGCCGGACGCCACGACGGCACGCCGCGGTCGGTGGCATTCAATGTGCAGGGATTTCGGGTGGCGGTCGACGCCGACACCGGCGTGGTGCGGATCCTGCAGTCGGTACAGGCGGCCGACGCCGGGGTGGTGATCAACCCTCAGCAGTGCCGCGGACAGGTGGAAGGTGGTGTCGCACAAGCGATCGGCGGCGCCCTCTACGAACAAATGGTGGTGGGTGCCAGCGGCGAGGTGACCACCGCAACGCTGCGCAACTACCACATTCCGCAGCTCGCCGACCTACCGGTGACCGAGGTGTTCTTCGCCGACACCTATGACGAGATGGGCCCGATGGGCGCGAAATCGATGAGCGAATCACCGTACAACCCGGTGGCTCCAGCACTGGCAAACGCCATCCGCGATGCGACGGGGGTGCGACTCCACCAGTTGCCGATGACACCCGCCCGGGTGTGGCGGGCGTTGAGGACAGCCCCGGCAGCCGCGGGTTAG
- a CDS encoding Lrp/AsnC family transcriptional regulator has protein sequence MGDAEHLDDIDKALVRELVADGRATLAHLASTAGLSVSAVQSRVRRLEARGVVQGYTARINPEAVGHMLSAFVAITPLDPSQPDDAPARLEHIDAIEACHSVAGEESYVLLVRVGSARALEDLLQQIRTAANVRTRSTIILQTFYDGRQCLP, from the coding sequence GTGGGCGACGCCGAGCATCTCGATGACATCGACAAAGCGCTGGTGCGCGAGCTGGTCGCCGATGGGCGCGCGACCTTGGCGCATCTGGCGAGTACGGCCGGGCTGTCGGTGTCGGCGGTGCAATCCCGGGTGCGCCGCCTCGAAGCCCGTGGGGTGGTGCAGGGGTATACCGCGCGGATCAACCCGGAAGCTGTCGGGCACATGCTCTCGGCGTTCGTCGCCATCACCCCTCTTGATCCGTCTCAACCCGATGATGCCCCTGCCCGGCTGGAGCACATCGACGCCATCGAGGCGTGTCACTCGGTGGCCGGCGAGGAAAGTTACGTGCTGCTGGTTCGTGTCGGGTCGGCGCGTGCTCTGGAGGATCTCTTGCAGCAGATCCGGACCGCGGCGAACGTTCGGACGCGAAGCACGATCATCCTACAGACGTTTTACGACGGCAGGCAATGTCTGCCGTAA
- a CDS encoding restriction endonuclease, producing MAVLKVRVLLVLSAVAGIAAYCLGASPWRSLLIAAASPVVLLLAPRFIAGALRGAATPSAREHPTEAMSGTEFEDYVAGIARSCGVPVIMTPLTGDWGVDLILGRRPDRVAVQCKRLGRPVGPGAVQEVVAGAPMQDCSRTMVVSNQEFTPAARRLADLHGCVLVGGAELPRLRAEIRRVTSPDQLPG from the coding sequence GTGGCCGTGCTCAAGGTGCGGGTCTTGCTGGTGCTCAGCGCGGTTGCCGGTATCGCGGCGTACTGCCTGGGGGCGAGCCCGTGGCGCAGCCTGCTGATCGCCGCCGCCTCGCCCGTCGTGCTGCTGCTCGCGCCGCGGTTCATCGCCGGGGCGCTGCGCGGTGCGGCCACCCCGAGTGCACGCGAACACCCCACCGAGGCCATGTCGGGCACCGAATTCGAAGACTATGTCGCCGGTATCGCCCGCAGCTGTGGAGTTCCGGTCATCATGACCCCGTTGACAGGCGACTGGGGGGTGGACCTGATACTGGGCCGGCGGCCGGATCGTGTTGCGGTGCAGTGCAAACGGTTGGGTCGCCCGGTCGGCCCCGGCGCCGTCCAGGAGGTGGTGGCCGGGGCGCCCATGCAGGACTGCAGCCGCACCATGGTGGTGTCCAACCAGGAGTTCACTCCGGCAGCCCGGCGGCTCGCCGACCTGCATGGCTGCGTACTCGTCGGCGGGGCCGAGCTACCCCGGCTACGGGCCGAGATCCGCCGGGTCACCTCGCCCGATCAACTCCCTGGCTGA
- a CDS encoding SDR family oxidoreductase, translating to MDIEGKVAIVTGGGSGIGRALAHGLATAGARVVVGDLNESGAAETADRIGAAAVAGQADASSAEGIASLIALAEREFGPVDIYVANAGVIGASGLGSDADWDTILEVNLRAHIRAADLLVPGWQQRGSGYFVSVASAAGLLSQPGAAGYAVTKHAAVGFAEWLAITYGDDGIGVSCVCPLGVDTPLLDAVRASTDLSERVAAESIVRAGTVISAEDVVSATLDAVQADRFLVLPHPAVLDMYRGKGADYDGWIAGMRRYQRTLRG from the coding sequence ATGGACATCGAGGGCAAGGTAGCCATCGTCACCGGCGGCGGTTCGGGTATCGGTCGGGCGCTCGCGCACGGGCTGGCAACCGCGGGTGCGCGCGTCGTCGTCGGTGACCTCAACGAGTCGGGCGCTGCCGAAACGGCGGACCGAATCGGTGCAGCAGCGGTGGCCGGACAGGCCGACGCCAGCTCAGCCGAGGGCATCGCCTCGCTGATCGCGCTGGCTGAACGCGAGTTCGGGCCGGTGGACATCTACGTCGCCAACGCCGGGGTGATCGGCGCCAGCGGGCTCGGCAGCGACGCGGATTGGGACACCATCCTCGAGGTGAACCTGCGCGCCCACATCCGCGCCGCCGACCTGTTGGTCCCGGGATGGCAGCAGCGCGGCAGCGGATACTTCGTGTCGGTGGCCTCGGCGGCCGGCCTGCTCTCCCAACCCGGGGCAGCCGGATACGCGGTCACCAAGCACGCCGCGGTCGGATTCGCCGAGTGGCTGGCGATCACCTACGGCGACGACGGGATCGGTGTCAGCTGTGTCTGTCCGCTGGGGGTGGACACTCCCCTGCTCGATGCCGTCCGGGCTTCCACCGACCTTTCCGAACGGGTGGCTGCGGAGTCAATTGTGCGGGCGGGCACGGTGATCAGCGCCGAGGATGTGGTCTCGGCGACCCTCGACGCGGTGCAGGCCGATCGATTCCTGGTGCTCCCCCACCCCGCCGTCTTGGACATGTACCGCGGCAAGGGCGCCGACTACGACGGGTGGATTGCCGGGATGCGGCGCTACCAGCGCACCCTGCGCGGCTAG
- the lat gene encoding L-lysine 6-transaminase: protein MTELLVPALDSGAAIGPTDVHQVLRRNILADGMDLVLDLDESRGSYLVDARDGRRYLDMFTFFASSALGMNHPALADDADFRAELAAAAINKPSNSDIYTVPMARFVDTFARVLGDPALPHLFFVDGGALAVENALKVAFDWKSRLNESRGLDADLGTKVLHLRGAFHGRSGYTLSLTNTDPNKVARFPKFDWPRIDAPYLRPGANMVELEAESLRQARAAFEANPHDIACFIAEPIQGEGGDRHFRAEFFSAMRALCDEFDALLIFDEVQTGCGITGTAWAYQQLGVAPDVVAFGKKTQVCGVMAGRRVDDVTDNVFSVSSRINSTWGGNLVDMVRARRILETIEADGLFAGAAERGSYLLERLGKLAAQFPDQVLDVRGRGLMCAFSMPSKQTRDALIDRLWQRGVVMLASGDTSVRFRPALTVTHTEIDIAVAAVGDCLSQGVDRAR from the coding sequence ATGACGGAACTTTTGGTGCCTGCGCTCGATTCTGGAGCGGCGATCGGGCCCACCGATGTCCATCAGGTTCTGCGGCGCAACATCCTGGCCGACGGCATGGACCTCGTCCTCGATCTCGACGAGTCCCGGGGCAGCTATCTGGTGGACGCCCGGGACGGCCGCCGGTACCTCGACATGTTCACGTTCTTCGCCTCCTCCGCACTGGGTATGAACCATCCCGCCCTCGCCGACGATGCCGACTTCCGGGCAGAGTTGGCCGCCGCCGCGATCAACAAACCCAGCAACTCCGACATCTACACCGTGCCGATGGCACGGTTCGTCGACACCTTCGCCCGGGTGCTGGGGGACCCGGCACTTCCGCACCTGTTCTTCGTCGACGGCGGCGCGCTGGCGGTGGAGAACGCGTTGAAGGTGGCCTTCGACTGGAAGAGCCGACTCAACGAGTCCCGCGGCCTGGACGCTGACCTCGGCACCAAGGTGCTGCACCTGCGCGGGGCGTTCCACGGCCGCAGCGGCTACACGCTGTCGCTGACCAACACCGACCCGAACAAGGTCGCCCGGTTCCCCAAGTTCGACTGGCCCCGGATCGACGCCCCATACCTGCGGCCGGGCGCCAATATGGTTGAGCTGGAAGCGGAATCACTGCGCCAGGCCCGTGCAGCGTTCGAAGCAAATCCCCACGACATCGCCTGCTTCATTGCCGAGCCCATCCAGGGGGAGGGCGGCGACCGGCATTTCCGGGCAGAGTTCTTCAGCGCCATGCGCGCACTGTGCGACGAGTTCGACGCGCTGCTGATCTTCGACGAGGTGCAGACCGGGTGTGGCATCACCGGCACGGCATGGGCCTATCAGCAGCTGGGGGTCGCCCCCGACGTGGTCGCGTTCGGCAAGAAAACCCAGGTGTGCGGTGTGATGGCCGGCCGACGGGTCGACGACGTGACCGACAACGTGTTCAGCGTCAGCTCGCGGATCAACTCCACCTGGGGTGGCAACCTCGTGGACATGGTGCGTGCCCGGCGCATCCTGGAAACCATCGAGGCCGACGGCCTGTTCGCCGGTGCTGCCGAGCGTGGCAGCTACCTGCTGGAACGCCTCGGCAAGCTGGCCGCGCAGTTCCCCGACCAGGTACTCGACGTGCGGGGCCGCGGGTTGATGTGTGCATTCAGCATGCCGAGCAAGCAGACGCGCGACGCACTGATCGACCGGCTGTGGCAGCGCGGCGTGGTGATGCTCGCCAGCGGTGACACCAGCGTCCGGTTCCGGCCCGCGCTGACTGTGACGCACACCGAGATCGACATCGCCGTGGCGGCTGTCGGGGACTGCCTCAGCCAGGGAGTTGATCGGGCGAGGTGA